One genomic window of Sporosarcina ureae includes the following:
- a CDS encoding alpha/beta fold hydrolase: protein MSKVELVDLPIHYLSKGSGPPLVLLHGLGNNSKSWIHQLEGLKKDYTVIAWDAPGYGQSADPVPELQHFSQFADHLKKFLDDLLLEEVYLLGHSMGAAIAIDFAIRFPEMVTKLMIAAPTRGAAGLNEEENIKKRKARHDLVENTPPEELARQRTSALLAANVDSSILEYAQNIMAEVRLAGYKSVANSLYHLNQMDEYSKVMVPTLVICGEEDQVTPVSESEIIVERLKDGRLKTIADAGHLSYLEKPEVFNKYVLDFLREEE from the coding sequence ATGTCGAAAGTGGAGTTGGTGGATCTGCCTATTCATTATCTCAGTAAAGGAAGTGGACCACCGCTTGTCTTATTGCATGGCTTAGGAAATAACTCGAAGTCATGGATCCATCAATTGGAAGGGCTGAAGAAAGATTATACGGTAATTGCTTGGGATGCTCCCGGTTACGGTCAAAGTGCGGACCCTGTTCCAGAATTACAACATTTTTCCCAGTTTGCGGATCATTTAAAGAAGTTTCTTGATGATCTTCTATTAGAGGAAGTTTATTTGTTAGGGCATTCGATGGGGGCGGCAATTGCGATCGATTTTGCGATAAGATTTCCTGAAATGGTTACCAAATTGATGATTGCTGCACCGACCCGGGGAGCGGCTGGGCTCAATGAAGAAGAAAATATAAAGAAAAGAAAAGCTCGGCATGATCTCGTAGAAAATACTCCACCAGAAGAATTAGCAAGACAAAGAACGTCTGCACTGCTCGCTGCAAATGTAGATTCTTCAATTTTGGAATATGCGCAAAACATTATGGCTGAAGTCCGACTGGCAGGTTATAAATCAGTTGCCAACAGTTTATACCACTTGAATCAAATGGATGAGTATTCAAAAGTTATGGTTCCGACTCTTGTCATTTGTGGAGAAGAGGACCAGGTGACGCCTGTCAGCGAGTCGGAAATTATTGTCGAAAGGCTGAAAGACGGACGTTTGAAGACAATAGCGGATGCGGGCCATCTCAGTTACTTGGAAAAACCGGAAGTATTCAATAAATATGTATTAGATTTTTTAAGAGAAGAGGAATAG
- a CDS encoding 2-oxoacid:ferredoxin oxidoreductase subunit beta gives MSTSTIKDFRNGVKPNWCPGCGDFSVQAAIQRAAANLNLSPEDLAVISGIGCSGRISGYIRSYGLHGIHGRALPIAQGVKMGNRDLTVVAAGGDGDGFAIGIGHTIHAMRRNMDITYIVMDNQIYGLTKGQTSPRSEDGFITSSTPEGSIEKAISPMEMAITSGASFVAQCFSADIKELTATVEAGIQHKGFSIINVYSPCVTYNKVNTYDWFKENLTKLSDLEGYDSSNREMAMNTLMKHNSLVTGIVYQEEKPSYQELVKGYAEQPLAHMNLDLQPELFRELVNEFI, from the coding sequence ATGTCTACATCAACAATTAAAGATTTTAGAAATGGTGTGAAGCCAAATTGGTGTCCAGGTTGTGGAGATTTCTCTGTACAAGCAGCGATCCAGCGTGCTGCAGCTAATCTAAATCTTTCTCCAGAAGATCTGGCGGTTATCTCTGGAATTGGCTGTTCCGGTCGTATTTCAGGCTATATTAGATCATACGGTCTACATGGAATCCACGGAAGGGCGCTTCCGATTGCTCAAGGAGTAAAGATGGGGAATCGTGATCTTACTGTCGTTGCGGCTGGAGGAGATGGTGATGGTTTTGCAATTGGGATTGGACATACGATTCATGCGATGCGGCGTAATATGGATATTACTTATATCGTAATGGATAATCAAATTTACGGATTAACAAAAGGTCAGACATCACCGCGTTCAGAGGATGGGTTTATTACATCATCGACACCGGAAGGATCAATTGAAAAAGCAATATCTCCAATGGAGATGGCGATAACTAGTGGAGCTAGCTTTGTGGCACAATGTTTCTCAGCGGATATTAAGGAATTGACTGCGACAGTGGAAGCAGGAATACAACATAAAGGTTTTTCAATTATTAATGTCTATAGTCCATGTGTCACATACAATAAAGTGAATACGTATGATTGGTTCAAAGAGAATTTGACCAAATTGAGTGATCTAGAAGGATATGATTCTTCCAACCGTGAAATGGCCATGAACACTTTAATGAAACATAATAGCCTGGTAACTGGAATTGTTTATCAAGAAGAGAAGCCTTCTTATCAAGAGTTAGTAAAAGGGTATGCAGAGCAACCCTTGGCGCATATGAACCTCGATTTACAACCTGAACTTTTTAGGGAACTTGTAAACGAGTTCATCTAG
- a CDS encoding ferredoxin: MKKYTLVEQETCIACSACGATAPDIFDYDDDGLSYSILDDNTGVTPIGEDLVDDLIDACEGCPTDSIQVADEPFLLVVEK, from the coding sequence ATGAAGAAGTATACATTAGTAGAACAAGAGACTTGTATCGCTTGCAGTGCGTGTGGAGCTACTGCCCCCGATATATTTGATTATGATGATGATGGGCTATCTTATAGTATTCTCGACGATAATACAGGTGTTACGCCAATAGGAGAAGATTTAGTAGATGATCTTATAGATGCTTGTGAGGGATGTCCAACAGACTCGATACAAGTAGCAGACGAACCGTTTCTACTTGTAGTAGAAAAATAA
- a CDS encoding response regulator transcription factor, whose protein sequence is MNPFETAVIHLDGGCTSRAARSDKSDVVKGLDQGADDYITKPFDECELTARVRVALRRTEEENQPKTIQEGPFTLDLESYSIHYDTHEVRLTLKEFYIIEAMMNRPNRTFTREDLLQVAWEYDTYTEVRTVDSHIRNLRDKLRKSHFPIEEILVTVWGIGYKWR, encoded by the coding sequence GTGAATCCGTTTGAAACCGCAGTTATTCACTTGGATGGAGGATGTACATCTCGTGCTGCTCGTTCCGATAAATCAGATGTGGTGAAAGGACTCGACCAAGGTGCGGATGATTATATTACGAAACCATTTGACGAATGCGAACTCACAGCAAGAGTACGTGTGGCATTGCGACGTACAGAAGAAGAAAATCAACCAAAGACTATTCAAGAAGGCCCATTTACGCTTGACTTGGAGTCCTATTCCATCCACTATGACACGCATGAAGTTCGACTTACGTTAAAGGAATTCTATATTATAGAAGCGATGATGAACCGGCCAAACCGCACATTCACACGGGAAGATTTGCTTCAAGTCGCTTGGGAATATGACACGTATACAGAAGTCCGGACAGTCGATTCCCATATTCGAAATCTACGGGATAAGTTGAGGAAATCCCATTTTCCTATCGAAGAGATTTTGGTGACGGTTTGGGGGATCGGGTATAAGTGGAGATAA
- a CDS encoding NAD(P)/FAD-dependent oxidoreductase, with protein sequence MKIDEKVYDITIIGGGPAGLFTAFYGGMREASVKIIESLPQLGGQLSVLYPEKYIYDIAGLPKVRAQELIDNLKEQVNMFPTTICLEQAVQTVECQEDGIFKLQTNQEIHFSKTIIITAGNGAFAARRLGIKGAEQFEGKNLHYFIDNLNRFTDKEVAVCGGGDSAVDWALMLEPIAKKVTIIHRRDKFRAHEHSVENLKKSSVEIKTPYIPSELIGDEGGIKQIVIEEPKTENCEVIDVDDFIVNYGFVSALGPIKDWGLKIEKNCIIVNNKMETNIPGIYAVGDIATYEGKVKLIATGFGEAPVAVSNAKQYIDPNVRLQPKHSTAIFA encoded by the coding sequence ATGAAAATCGATGAGAAAGTATACGACATCACAATAATTGGAGGTGGCCCTGCTGGGTTGTTTACTGCATTCTATGGAGGAATGCGGGAAGCTAGTGTGAAGATTATAGAAAGTTTACCTCAGTTAGGTGGTCAGTTGTCAGTACTCTATCCGGAAAAGTATATTTACGATATTGCTGGATTGCCAAAAGTCCGTGCCCAAGAATTGATCGATAATTTAAAGGAACAAGTGAATATGTTCCCAACGACAATCTGCTTGGAGCAAGCTGTACAAACGGTGGAATGTCAAGAAGACGGGATTTTTAAACTCCAAACGAATCAAGAAATTCATTTTTCAAAGACGATCATTATTACGGCAGGGAACGGAGCATTTGCAGCTCGTCGCTTAGGGATTAAAGGCGCGGAGCAATTCGAAGGGAAAAACCTTCATTATTTCATTGACAACTTAAATAGGTTTACGGATAAAGAAGTGGCAGTATGTGGCGGGGGAGACTCGGCGGTCGACTGGGCATTGATGCTCGAACCGATTGCGAAAAAAGTTACCATCATCCATCGACGCGATAAATTCCGCGCTCACGAACATAGCGTGGAAAATTTGAAAAAATCCAGTGTGGAAATCAAAACCCCTTATATTCCGTCTGAACTGATCGGAGATGAAGGTGGTATTAAACAAATCGTCATCGAAGAGCCTAAAACTGAAAACTGTGAAGTGATTGATGTCGATGACTTTATCGTCAACTATGGATTCGTTTCCGCGCTCGGTCCAATTAAAGATTGGGGGTTGAAGATTGAGAAAAATTGCATAATCGTTAACAATAAAATGGAAACGAACATTCCTGGCATTTATGCTGTGGGGGACATTGCAACGTATGAAGGGAAAGTAAAACTGATTGCCACTGGATTCGGTGAGGCACCGGTCGCAGTTAGTAATGCAAAGCAGTACATTGACCCGAATGTACGTTTACAACCGAAACATAGTACGGCAATCTTTGCATAA
- a CDS encoding cupin domain-containing protein, with product MEFTTVEDFEKKYIARLGDRKLDWNVLKFQEELDPRYRRAQMRYIGRGATANKDSNVIEANNFTLSTMVLPAGSIGPLHLHSDVEEVFFILEGEMTVLLEYEGKEYEIKMNKRDCVSVPPGIQRGIRNDGKEDAMMLVMLGAAKPQLPTYPEGSELEKIRIERAKEREAIVAQADR from the coding sequence ATGGAGTTCACAACAGTAGAGGATTTTGAAAAGAAATATATTGCGAGATTGGGAGATAGAAAGTTGGACTGGAACGTTTTAAAGTTCCAAGAAGAATTAGATCCGAGATATCGCCGTGCACAAATGCGCTATATTGGACGTGGTGCAACAGCAAACAAAGATTCAAATGTAATTGAAGCAAATAACTTCACATTAAGCACGATGGTTTTACCAGCTGGTTCAATTGGTCCATTGCACTTACACTCAGACGTAGAAGAAGTGTTCTTCATTTTGGAAGGTGAAATGACGGTCCTTTTAGAGTATGAAGGAAAAGAGTATGAGATAAAAATGAATAAGCGCGACTGTGTCAGCGTACCACCCGGCATTCAGCGTGGTATCCGCAACGATGGAAAAGAAGATGCGATGATGCTTGTTATGCTAGGTGCGGCAAAACCACAACTACCGACTTATCCAGAAGGCAGCGAACTTGAAAAAATTCGCATTGAGCGTGCGAAAGAAAGAGAAGCGATTGTTGCGCAGGCAGACCGCTAA
- a CDS encoding 2-oxoacid:acceptor oxidoreductase subunit alpha: MKTDLSWKVGGQQGEGIESTGEIFSKTLNRLGFYLYGYRHFSSRIKGGHTNNKIRVSTEKVQAVADNLDILLAFDQETIDLNYPELHEKGVIIADTKFKPVKPEDSKAELYPVPFTDIASDLGTSLMKNMVAIGATCAVMNLEVEDFSVVIEEIFNRKGGDMVQKNMKAIQEGYMYMQKSLGEKASTLYLAKAENTHKRMFLIGNDAIALGALTAGVRFMPAYPITPASDIMEYLIKKLPRVGGTVIQTEDEIAAVTMAIGSNYAGARSFTASSGPGLSLMMEAIGLSGMTETPLVVVDTQRGGPSTGLPTKQEQSDLMAMIYGNHGEIPKVVIAPSTAEEAFYDTIEAFNIADEYQCPVILLSDLQLSLAKQTVEPFDFDKVHIRRGKLITTDIEQTEEKDYFKRYEVTDDGVSARVIPGVKGGIHHVTGVEHDETGRPNEIASNRKQQMDKRMRKLSDLTERFPNPITVNVPTTETDLLLIGFNATRGAIEEAVHRLREEGLNVNHLQIRLIHPFPTAAIKPYIVGADHVLVAESNATGQLANIIKMNVGHVDKIQSMLKYDGDPFQPHHIYDASKELLEHVYINN; the protein is encoded by the coding sequence ATGAAAACAGATCTTTCGTGGAAAGTGGGAGGACAGCAAGGGGAAGGAATTGAAAGTACGGGTGAGATTTTCTCCAAAACTCTGAACCGGCTCGGTTTTTATTTATATGGATATCGCCACTTTTCATCTAGAATTAAAGGTGGTCATACGAACAATAAAATTCGCGTTAGTACTGAAAAAGTCCAGGCAGTTGCCGATAATTTAGACATACTTCTTGCATTCGATCAAGAAACGATTGATCTAAACTATCCTGAATTACATGAAAAAGGTGTTATCATTGCTGATACGAAATTTAAACCAGTGAAGCCGGAAGACTCGAAGGCTGAACTATATCCTGTTCCATTTACTGATATCGCTTCCGACCTCGGCACTTCTTTGATGAAAAATATGGTAGCGATCGGTGCTACTTGTGCCGTTATGAATTTGGAGGTTGAGGATTTCTCTGTTGTTATCGAAGAGATATTTAATAGAAAAGGCGGAGATATGGTTCAGAAAAATATGAAGGCTATCCAAGAAGGGTATATGTATATGCAAAAAAGCCTTGGAGAAAAAGCCTCAACTTTATATCTTGCAAAGGCTGAAAATACTCATAAACGGATGTTTCTGATTGGTAATGATGCGATTGCGCTTGGGGCTTTGACAGCAGGGGTTCGCTTTATGCCTGCATATCCAATCACACCAGCCTCTGATATTATGGAGTATTTAATTAAAAAGCTTCCAAGAGTCGGTGGGACAGTCATTCAAACAGAAGATGAAATTGCCGCTGTGACAATGGCAATCGGTTCTAATTATGCGGGTGCTCGTTCTTTCACTGCTTCATCTGGACCTGGATTATCATTAATGATGGAAGCGATTGGTCTTTCCGGCATGACCGAAACACCTCTTGTTGTTGTTGATACACAGCGTGGTGGGCCATCTACTGGATTACCGACAAAGCAAGAACAGTCTGATTTAATGGCGATGATCTATGGGAATCATGGAGAAATTCCAAAGGTTGTCATTGCTCCAAGTACAGCTGAAGAGGCTTTTTACGATACGATAGAAGCATTTAATATTGCAGATGAGTACCAGTGCCCTGTTATTTTATTGTCCGATTTACAGCTTTCGTTAGCGAAACAAACCGTAGAACCTTTTGATTTTGATAAAGTACACATTCGACGGGGGAAGTTAATTACAACTGATATTGAACAAACGGAAGAAAAGGACTATTTTAAACGCTATGAAGTAACAGACGATGGTGTCTCTGCACGTGTGATTCCAGGGGTGAAAGGTGGCATTCATCATGTAACTGGTGTCGAGCATGACGAAACAGGTAGACCAAATGAAATTGCAAGTAATCGTAAACAACAAATGGATAAAAGAATGCGTAAATTATCCGACTTGACAGAACGATTCCCAAATCCAATCACAGTGAATGTTCCAACAACAGAAACAGATCTTTTACTAATAGGATTTAATGCAACGCGTGGTGCTATTGAAGAAGCTGTCCACCGTCTGAGAGAAGAAGGATTGAACGTAAATCACTTGCAAATTCGACTCATTCACCCATTCCCGACAGCAGCTATCAAGCCTTATATAGTCGGGGCAGATCATGTACTTGTTGCAGAAAGCAATGCGACGGGGCAACTTGCCAATATTATAAAAATGAATGTTGGTCATGTCGATAAAATTCAAAGCATGTTGAAATATGATGGTGATCCATTCCAACCACACCATATTTACGATGCGAGCAAGGAGTTGTTAGAACATGTCTACATCAACAATTAA
- a CDS encoding calcium/sodium antiporter: MAYVLLIIGFVLLIKGADYFVDGSSNIARLLQIPPILIGLTIVALGTSSPEATVSIIAAMGGNADVAVGNVVGSNIFNITIVVGIAAFLFPLKVQSETIRKEIPFTLLAGIVMLVLMSDMALQGFSSNMITRGDGIIFLLFLSIFMYYVIELGLRSRQNATLTQATDNVKWGKNILITLVGLAAIIFGGDLVVDNATTIAYSLGMSETLVGLTIIAIGTSLPELVTSISAALKKESEIALGNIVGSNIFNILFVLGASSVITPIAVNDKVFIDVIIMLVLTLVLLLFARTGFKIGKREGLMLAVAYVVYLVYVILRN; encoded by the coding sequence ATGGCTTATGTATTACTAATTATTGGATTTGTATTATTGATAAAAGGAGCCGACTATTTTGTGGATGGCTCTTCAAATATCGCAAGACTGCTGCAAATTCCGCCTATTTTGATTGGTCTCACCATTGTAGCGCTCGGAACTAGCTCACCAGAAGCAACGGTCAGTATTATTGCGGCGATGGGTGGAAACGCAGACGTCGCAGTAGGGAACGTAGTGGGAAGTAATATATTCAATATTACTATCGTGGTAGGGATCGCGGCATTTCTGTTTCCGTTGAAAGTACAAAGTGAGACCATTCGCAAAGAAATTCCGTTTACTTTACTGGCAGGTATAGTGATGTTGGTGTTGATGAGTGATATGGCATTACAAGGCTTCAGCAGCAATATGATCACGCGCGGTGATGGAATTATTTTCTTGCTATTCCTATCAATCTTTATGTACTATGTGATTGAACTTGGCCTTCGAAGCCGTCAAAATGCCACACTTACACAAGCCACTGATAATGTGAAGTGGGGAAAGAATATCCTCATTACGCTAGTCGGGCTGGCGGCAATTATTTTCGGAGGAGATTTGGTCGTCGATAATGCTACGACAATCGCTTATTCTCTAGGCATGAGTGAAACATTGGTTGGTCTCACGATCATCGCCATCGGTACCTCTTTACCTGAACTGGTTACCTCGATTTCAGCAGCCTTGAAAAAAGAAAGTGAAATCGCTTTAGGAAATATCGTAGGGAGCAATATTTTCAACATTCTGTTCGTTCTCGGGGCATCCTCTGTCATTACGCCGATCGCCGTGAACGATAAAGTATTCATCGACGTGATTATTATGCTTGTATTGACATTAGTATTGTTGCTGTTCGCTAGAACTGGCTTCAAAATTGGTAAGCGTGAAGGTTTGATGCTAGCTGTAGCATACGTCGTGTATCTAGTGTATGTTATTTTACGTAATTAG